In the genome of Myroides phaeus, one region contains:
- a CDS encoding DNA recombination protein RmuC: protein MSQELLIGLLAILIIVAFFIGKSGKKDGSTNESAIKLQAENDFQNKQILQLQDEKQSMEDSNEILRQDNQELIARISIRETEFANLKERLEQQQQETQALQEKFTIEFENLANKILEEKSEKFTKQNKLNLETILTPLQEKILHFEQKVEQTHKESIDHHAALRQQIFGLQQTNMKMSEETLNLTKALKGDNKMQGNWGEMILESVLEKSGLEKGREYETQQSYTTENGNKLQPDVVIYLPDQRHMVIDSKVSLVAYEQYVNTTDADEQRRYLQEHLISIKRHIDGLSEKNYFELYKGTSPDFVLLFIPIETAFSTAINADNSLYTKAFEKNIVIVTPSTLLATLRTIESMWTQRKQQENAYEIARQAGLLYDKFVGLITDLTKVGKKIDETKNEYESAFNKLSEGKGNLITSVQKLKDMGAKAKKSLENNLLDKSENNS, encoded by the coding sequence ATGTCACAAGAACTCTTAATTGGTCTATTAGCAATTTTAATTATTGTAGCCTTTTTTATAGGAAAATCAGGAAAGAAAGATGGTTCTACTAACGAATCAGCGATTAAACTACAAGCTGAAAACGACTTTCAAAACAAACAAATTCTTCAACTTCAAGATGAAAAACAAAGTATGGAAGATAGCAATGAAATCTTGCGACAAGACAACCAAGAATTAATTGCCCGTATTAGTATTCGCGAAACGGAATTTGCTAATCTTAAAGAGCGCTTAGAACAACAGCAACAGGAAACTCAAGCATTGCAAGAAAAGTTTACGATTGAATTTGAAAACTTAGCCAACAAGATCTTAGAAGAAAAGAGTGAAAAGTTTACCAAACAAAACAAATTGAACTTAGAAACGATTCTTACTCCTTTGCAAGAGAAAATACTTCACTTTGAACAAAAGGTAGAGCAAACACACAAAGAGAGCATTGACCACCACGCGGCATTGCGTCAACAAATCTTTGGTTTACAACAAACCAATATGAAGATGAGTGAGGAAACACTAAACCTGACAAAAGCACTAAAAGGAGATAATAAAATGCAAGGGAATTGGGGAGAAATGATTCTTGAAAGTGTTTTAGAAAAATCTGGTTTAGAAAAAGGTCGCGAATACGAAACACAACAAAGTTATACGACAGAGAATGGAAACAAACTTCAACCGGATGTTGTTATCTATTTACCAGACCAACGCCATATGGTTATTGACTCTAAAGTATCTTTAGTTGCCTATGAACAATACGTTAACACAACAGATGCAGATGAACAAAGACGTTATCTACAAGAACACCTAATATCTATCAAACGCCACATAGATGGTTTGTCTGAAAAGAATTATTTTGAACTGTACAAAGGGACAAGTCCTGATTTCGTTTTATTGTTTATTCCGATTGAAACAGCTTTTTCAACTGCTATTAATGCAGATAATAGTCTATACACAAAAGCATTTGAAAAAAATATAGTTATTGTAACCCCTTCAACTTTGTTAGCAACGCTAAGAACTATTGAATCAATGTGGACACAACGTAAACAACAAGAAAACGCGTATGAAATAGCAAGACAAGCTGGTTTGTTATATGATAAATTTGTTGGACTAATTACTGATTTAACGAAAGTTGGTAAAAAAATTGATGAGACTAAAAACGAATACGAAAGTGCTTTTAATAAATTAAGTGAAGGAAAAGGAAATTTAATTACTTCTGTTCAAAAATTAAAAGATATGGGCGCTAAAGCAAAGAAGAGTTTAGAAAATAATTTACTTGACAAATCGGAAAATAACTCCTAA
- a CDS encoding MATE family efflux transporter has product MNLSIYFKEFNYNIRLAYPIILAMLGHTIVGVIDNIMVGKIGATELAAASLANSFVFIAISLGVGFSTAITPLVAHSDAENDVDTGRSIFVNGLFLCTTLGIGLFLLIFFSKPLLMHMGQPEDVTLLAKPFLDIVALSLIPMVMYQAYKQFADGKSQTKNSMYATIIANVTNIVCNYVLIYGVWIFPEMGMLGAAYGTLISRLVMIVYMHFALNRQEMFKPFMSKMQLTDLKKDMLNRISKLGIPSGMMSFFEVALFVGAVWLSGMIGTVAQAANQIALSMSSMTFMFASGLSVAAMIRVGNQKGLKNYVQLKVVARSILLMAIIIYTVFALCFVLFHNYIPMLFLDSKDEVNAVLNDEVIRVAGQLLLVAAIFQISDCIQVVTLGALRGLQDVNIPMIITFISYWIIGFPVSIYLGLYTDVGAPGIWIGLLAGLTTAAIFLYLRFHKLSNKLINN; this is encoded by the coding sequence ATGAATTTATCTATTTACTTTAAAGAGTTTAATTACAATATCCGACTTGCCTATCCAATTATTTTAGCCATGTTGGGACATACAATTGTTGGAGTAATAGATAATATTATGGTTGGTAAAATTGGAGCAACTGAATTAGCAGCTGCTTCGTTAGCTAATAGTTTTGTCTTTATTGCCATCTCTTTAGGAGTTGGATTTTCTACTGCTATTACCCCTCTTGTAGCACATAGTGATGCTGAGAATGATGTAGATACGGGAAGAAGTATTTTTGTGAACGGCTTGTTTTTGTGTACGACTTTAGGAATTGGATTGTTTTTATTGATCTTTTTTTCTAAGCCGTTATTAATGCATATGGGACAACCAGAGGATGTTACTTTATTGGCAAAACCATTCTTAGATATTGTGGCGTTGTCTTTAATTCCAATGGTAATGTATCAAGCTTATAAGCAGTTTGCCGATGGTAAAAGTCAGACCAAAAATTCAATGTACGCAACCATAATTGCCAATGTAACAAATATTGTTTGTAATTACGTTTTGATTTATGGTGTGTGGATTTTCCCCGAAATGGGGATGTTAGGGGCAGCGTATGGTACACTTATTTCGCGTTTGGTGATGATTGTGTATATGCACTTTGCTTTGAATCGCCAAGAGATGTTCAAGCCATTTATGTCTAAGATGCAGTTGACTGACTTAAAAAAGGATATGCTAAATAGAATAAGTAAACTTGGGATTCCTTCTGGAATGATGAGTTTTTTTGAAGTTGCGCTATTCGTTGGAGCTGTTTGGCTTTCAGGAATGATTGGTACAGTAGCTCAAGCGGCAAATCAAATTGCGTTGAGTATGTCGTCAATGACATTTATGTTTGCAAGTGGATTGAGTGTAGCAGCAATGATTCGCGTTGGAAACCAGAAAGGACTTAAAAATTATGTGCAGTTAAAAGTTGTAGCTCGTTCTATCTTATTAATGGCAATTATCATTTATACTGTATTTGCCTTGTGTTTTGTATTGTTTCACAATTATATTCCAATGTTGTTTTTAGACAGCAAAGATGAGGTAAATGCTGTGTTGAATGACGAAGTGATTAGAGTAGCAGGACAATTATTATTAGTAGCTGCAATTTTCCAAATATCAGATTGTATTCAGGTGGTAACACTTGGTGCATTACGTGGATTACAAGATGTAAATATACCAATGATTATTACCTTTATATCGTATTGGATTATAGGGTTCCCTGTGTCAATCTATTTAGGATTATACACCGATGTAGGTGCGCCAGGTATATGGATTGGATTGTTAGCAGGATTAACTACTGCGGCAATATTTTTATATCTTCGCTTCCACAAACTATCAAATAAATTAATAAATAATTAA
- a CDS encoding ABC transporter permease encodes MFKGIIESFALIIEACKREFKLIFADSAIVMSYIISVLLVGFFYSYVYSHETFNDLPVAVVDNDHSKLSQQVSRMIEATPQLTIAYHTASLDMAKELYDKEEVKGIIVIPADFGRDIQKGLMPHVSAYCDASYMLYYKQTIGAVMKALGTFNGQVEVNKMLSSGIPMEQAVATRRPFNITAAPLYNINVGYATFLIPVVFIIALQTLQLSGMGILGGTMRELNKFPETFAFANRRFGSVFLTLGRALTYLIISMTLLLIEICVVMHIFTFPQRGNLFEIMVFLTPFILAVTFMGMALVNLFRKREDAIMTVTIFSIPTLLLSGVSWPTVAFPTWAKIVAVFVPSTAGAQGFVALSQFGASLAEMKSLFIEMWAVCIFYFVLAVWTNRRFYKQVK; translated from the coding sequence ATGTTTAAGGGAATTATAGAAAGTTTTGCTTTAATTATTGAAGCGTGTAAAAGAGAGTTTAAACTGATTTTTGCAGACTCAGCTATTGTGATGTCTTATATTATTTCAGTTTTATTAGTTGGTTTCTTTTATTCGTATGTGTATTCTCACGAGACATTTAACGACTTACCTGTTGCTGTGGTTGATAATGACCACTCAAAGCTAAGCCAGCAAGTGAGCAGAATGATTGAGGCTACTCCTCAATTAACTATTGCTTATCATACGGCAAGCCTTGATATGGCTAAAGAATTATATGACAAAGAAGAAGTTAAGGGGATTATTGTAATACCTGCTGACTTTGGACGAGATATACAAAAAGGATTAATGCCTCACGTGTCTGCTTATTGTGATGCTTCTTATATGTTGTATTACAAGCAAACAATAGGTGCTGTTATGAAGGCCTTAGGTACTTTTAACGGACAGGTAGAGGTAAATAAAATGCTATCAAGTGGTATTCCAATGGAGCAAGCTGTTGCTACAAGACGACCATTTAATATTACAGCAGCTCCTTTGTATAACATCAACGTAGGATATGCTACGTTCTTAATTCCCGTAGTATTTATTATCGCATTGCAAACATTGCAATTGTCGGGAATGGGAATTTTAGGTGGTACAATGCGTGAGCTTAATAAGTTTCCTGAAACATTTGCATTTGCAAACAGACGTTTTGGAAGTGTGTTTTTAACTTTGGGAAGAGCATTGACTTATTTAATAATTTCAATGACGTTATTGTTAATTGAAATTTGTGTGGTTATGCATATTTTTACGTTTCCACAAAGAGGTAATTTATTTGAAATTATGGTGTTCTTAACGCCATTTATTTTAGCGGTTACTTTTATGGGAATGGCTCTTGTAAACTTGTTTAGAAAGAGAGAAGATGCAATTATGACAGTAACAATTTTTTCAATTCCAACGTTATTGTTATCTGGGGTATCTTGGCCTACAGTTGCTTTCCCTACTTGGGCAAAGATTGTAGCTGTTTTTGTACCGAGCACAGCAGGAGCACAAGGCTTTGTAGCATTGAGTCAATTTGGTGCTTCTTTAGCTGAAATGAAAAGTCTGTTTATTGAGATGTGGGCAGTTTGTATATTTTATTTTGTACTGGCTGTATGGACCAATAGAAGATTTTATAAACAAGTGAAATAA
- the mgtE gene encoding magnesium transporter, whose product MTFTDMHPADIAEAISEMKRKQRNLEFLKLSPDLKVEVFSFLDINIQEEIVHSMTQEDYADVLNNLEPDDRTELLENFPDELIKYSINLLNDTEKQIALNLIGYKEDSIARLMTPLYIQTKANRTVKQVLQHIKKYGKKAETLNYIYVVDDNNKLIDDLKLGELVLANEDTLISELVDDSFVSITSTTPMEEAFDTFEKYDRSALPIITEKGVLVGIVTFDDILDKIKERDTEDIQKFGGMEELDLSYTHTPLFELVRKRAGWLIILFLGEMLTASAMGYFDEEIEKAVVLALFVPLIISSGGNSGSQAASLVIRAMALGELKLNDWWYVMRKELASGVMLGGLLGTIGFIRILIWQEAGIYDYGEHWVFVGLSVSVSLLFIVLWGTLSGSLIPFILRKFGMDPATASAPFVATLVDVSGLIIYFSIAAMFLTGKIL is encoded by the coding sequence ATGACTTTTACAGATATGCACCCAGCAGATATTGCTGAAGCTATTTCAGAAATGAAAAGAAAACAGCGAAACCTTGAATTTTTAAAGCTTTCGCCCGACTTGAAGGTTGAAGTCTTTTCTTTTCTTGACATCAATATCCAAGAGGAAATTGTACACAGTATGACACAAGAGGATTATGCTGATGTATTAAATAACCTTGAGCCTGATGACCGTACTGAATTATTAGAAAACTTTCCAGATGAATTAATTAAGTATTCTATCAACTTATTAAATGATACGGAAAAACAAATAGCTTTAAACCTAATCGGATACAAAGAAGATAGTATTGCCAGACTGATGACGCCCTTGTACATTCAAACAAAGGCAAACAGAACAGTAAAACAAGTTCTTCAGCATATCAAGAAATACGGAAAAAAAGCAGAAACATTAAACTACATCTATGTTGTTGATGATAACAACAAATTAATTGATGACTTAAAGTTGGGTGAGCTTGTACTTGCAAATGAAGACACTTTAATTTCTGAATTAGTAGATGATAGTTTTGTTTCAATCACCTCAACTACTCCAATGGAGGAAGCGTTTGATACGTTTGAAAAATACGACCGATCTGCTTTACCAATTATTACTGAAAAAGGAGTATTGGTTGGAATTGTAACCTTTGATGATATCTTAGATAAAATTAAAGAACGTGATACAGAGGACATCCAGAAATTCGGGGGGATGGAAGAGTTAGATTTATCATATACACATACACCCCTATTTGAATTAGTCCGCAAACGTGCTGGTTGGTTAATTATCCTATTCTTAGGAGAAATGTTAACTGCCTCTGCCATGGGGTATTTCGATGAAGAAATTGAAAAGGCAGTTGTACTTGCTTTATTCGTTCCATTGATTATTTCCAGTGGTGGTAACTCAGGTTCGCAAGCAGCATCACTTGTTATTCGTGCTATGGCGTTAGGAGAATTGAAATTAAACGACTGGTGGTATGTAATGCGTAAAGAGCTTGCTTCTGGGGTTATGCTTGGAGGATTATTAGGTACCATTGGATTCATCCGTATTCTAATCTGGCAAGAAGCAGGAATATACGATTATGGAGAACATTGGGTATTCGTAGGATTGAGTGTATCTGTATCGTTGTTATTCATCGTTCTTTGGGGAACACTATCAGGTTCGTTAATTCCATTTATACTTAGAAAGTTCGGAATGGACCCTGCAACGGCATCTGCTCCATTCGTAGCTACTTTAGTAGACGTTTCTGGATTGATAATCTATTTCTCTATTGCAGCAATGTTCTTAACAGGAAAAATACTTTAA
- a CDS encoding MFS transporter: MINFIGFQKKWLDKVGQQSLAQKTVYPILLAISFGHLCNDLLQAVVPAVYPMLKENYNLSFAQIGMITFCYQVSSSLLQPLVGNYTDKNPQPYSQMYGMICTMLGVMLLSFAPSYAIVLCSVVLIGIGSSIFHPESSRVSFVASGGKRSLAQSIFQIGGNTGTALAPLLVAWIVLPKGQQHLLWFVFVALVAQFVYYFIGTWYKGILSNPVHKKKKVIRIPELSKFRVNSAIAVLLLLIFSKYFYVASISSYFQFFTMEKFGVSEVQAQVYLFYFLIAVAAGTLIGGFFGDRVGRKYIIWFSVLGAAPFTLLLPYVDLFWTGILIVIIGLIMSSAFPSILVYAQELLPKKIGMVSGLFFGFAFGMGGLGSAILGVWADKTSIEHIYHICAFLPLIGIIAAFLPNMKKVKFREEI, translated from the coding sequence ATGATTAATTTTATCGGTTTTCAAAAGAAATGGTTAGATAAAGTAGGACAGCAATCGCTGGCACAAAAGACAGTGTATCCTATTTTATTAGCAATTAGCTTTGGACATTTATGTAATGATTTATTGCAAGCCGTGGTGCCTGCTGTGTATCCGATGTTGAAAGAAAACTATAATCTAAGTTTTGCTCAAATAGGTATGATTACTTTTTGTTATCAAGTTTCTTCCTCTTTACTACAACCCTTAGTTGGAAATTATACAGATAAGAATCCACAACCTTATTCTCAAATGTATGGGATGATTTGCACAATGTTAGGGGTGATGTTGTTGAGCTTTGCGCCAAGTTATGCTATTGTCTTGTGTTCTGTTGTATTGATTGGAATAGGGTCTTCTATTTTTCATCCAGAATCGTCAAGAGTATCTTTTGTTGCCTCAGGTGGAAAGCGAAGTTTAGCACAATCTATTTTTCAGATAGGTGGAAATACAGGTACGGCATTAGCTCCGTTGTTAGTAGCGTGGATTGTATTGCCAAAGGGGCAGCAACACTTATTGTGGTTTGTGTTTGTAGCTTTAGTCGCACAGTTTGTATATTATTTTATAGGTACTTGGTATAAGGGGATTTTAAGTAATCCGGTTCACAAAAAGAAAAAGGTAATTCGCATTCCTGAATTGTCTAAGTTTCGTGTTAACTCAGCTATAGCTGTCTTGTTATTGCTGATTTTTTCAAAGTATTTTTATGTAGCGAGTATTTCAAGTTATTTCCAATTCTTTACGATGGAAAAGTTTGGCGTAAGTGAAGTCCAAGCACAAGTATATTTATTCTACTTTTTAATTGCCGTTGCCGCAGGTACTTTGATCGGAGGTTTCTTTGGAGATAGAGTAGGGCGTAAGTATATTATTTGGTTCTCTGTATTGGGAGCTGCGCCATTTACACTGCTGTTGCCTTATGTAGATTTGTTTTGGACAGGTATATTAATCGTTATTATCGGTTTAATTATGTCCTCTGCATTTCCTTCTATTTTAGTGTATGCACAAGAATTGTTGCCTAAGAAGATAGGTATGGTATCTGGTTTGTTTTTCGGTTTTGCATTCGGTATGGGTGGTTTAGGATCAGCTATATTAGGGGTGTGGGCAGATAAAACGTCTATTGAACACATATACCACATTTGTGCTTTTTTACCTTTAATTGGAATTATAGCTGCCTTTTTGCCTAATATGAAAAAAGTAAAGTTTAGAGAGGAGATATAA
- a CDS encoding DUF6929 family protein translates to MKQIALELLFQIFGISAASGLVYNDNQIHLIADNSTNFYHYNMEKEQLFKTPLTTGGNGIDNIVKSEKPDYESITTDGINYYIFGSGSKPNRINLVEVNRLTNEVISENDLDILYDSMKSFANLSEEDFNIEGVVFDEEQWYFFNRGNGPKAANGIFVVKGANILNDFQITYTPIKLPKIQKVQSSFTDAVKVGDKLYFLAAAEDGQSTYADGEIKGTLVGRIDLKKLKVEKTKVISETHKFEGITLFDQNQSTTTFLLCEDPDNDDKATGIYKLTLSN, encoded by the coding sequence ATGAAGCAAATTGCATTAGAACTACTTTTCCAAATATTCGGTATAAGCGCAGCTTCTGGCCTTGTCTACAACGATAATCAAATTCACTTAATTGCTGACAACTCGACCAACTTCTACCATTACAATATGGAGAAAGAACAGCTTTTCAAAACACCTTTAACAACAGGAGGTAATGGTATAGACAATATTGTGAAAAGCGAAAAACCAGACTATGAGTCAATCACAACAGATGGCATCAACTATTATATCTTTGGATCAGGTTCAAAGCCTAACAGAATAAACTTGGTTGAAGTAAACAGACTAACAAATGAGGTAATTAGTGAAAATGACTTAGATATTTTATACGACTCAATGAAGAGTTTCGCAAACTTATCTGAGGAAGATTTTAATATAGAAGGAGTTGTTTTTGATGAAGAACAATGGTACTTTTTTAACAGAGGAAATGGCCCTAAGGCAGCTAATGGAATATTTGTTGTAAAGGGAGCAAACATCTTAAATGACTTTCAAATTACTTATACTCCTATAAAATTACCTAAGATTCAGAAAGTACAAAGTAGCTTTACAGATGCTGTAAAAGTAGGTGATAAACTATACTTTTTAGCAGCAGCAGAAGATGGCCAATCTACTTATGCAGATGGAGAAATCAAAGGAACCTTAGTCGGTCGTATTGACTTAAAGAAGTTGAAAGTAGAAAAAACAAAAGTAATTTCTGAGACACATAAGTTTGAAGGTATTACACTGTTTGACCAAAACCAATCAACAACAACATTCTTATTGTGTGAAGACCCAGATAATGACGATAAAGCAACGGGAATTTACAAGTTAACCTTATCTAATTAG
- a CDS encoding PPK2 family polyphosphate kinase — MKIRENYRIDNPIELEKLPTKPDIDITSKKAIRKLEGLSRKLGKFQDVMYAHNKYSVLICLQGMDTAGKDSLIREVFRSFNARGVVVQSFKKPTSYELEHDYLWRHYVALPEKGKFTVFNRTHYENVLVSRVHPQIVLNERLPHITKEEDITDEFWENRLDEIKNFEKHIQNNGVVVIKIFLHLSKDEQKKRILRRLDQGKHNWKFAPEDVKEREYWDLYQQYYEEAINATSTEECPWYVIPADDKAVCRYIFAKILDEIFSEFTDVKIPEVAEDIKVDLERYKKMLLEGDVQTKGNEEE, encoded by the coding sequence ATGAAGATAAGAGAAAATTATAGGATAGACAATCCAATTGAACTGGAAAAATTACCAACGAAACCCGATATAGATATTACATCAAAGAAGGCTATTCGCAAGTTAGAAGGACTGAGTAGAAAACTTGGTAAGTTTCAAGATGTGATGTATGCACACAATAAATACAGTGTTTTGATTTGCTTACAAGGGATGGATACAGCAGGAAAAGACAGTTTGATTAGAGAGGTGTTTCGCTCTTTCAACGCAAGGGGAGTTGTTGTTCAGAGTTTTAAGAAACCGACTTCTTATGAGTTAGAACACGATTATTTGTGGCGTCATTATGTAGCCTTACCAGAGAAAGGTAAGTTTACAGTATTTAATCGGACACATTATGAAAATGTACTTGTTTCAAGAGTTCACCCGCAGATTGTTTTAAATGAACGCTTGCCACACATAACAAAAGAAGAAGATATTACAGATGAGTTTTGGGAAAATAGGTTAGATGAGATTAAGAACTTTGAAAAACATATTCAAAACAATGGAGTAGTGGTTATTAAGATATTCCTACACTTGAGTAAAGATGAACAGAAGAAGAGAATTTTAAGGCGATTAGACCAAGGGAAGCACAATTGGAAGTTTGCGCCTGAAGATGTGAAGGAGAGGGAATATTGGGATTTATATCAACAATATTATGAAGAAGCAATCAATGCAACATCAACAGAAGAATGTCCGTGGTACGTTATTCCAGCAGATGATAAAGCAGTTTGTAGGTATATTTTTGCAAAGATATTGGATGAAATATTTAGTGAGTTTACAGATGTGAAGATACCAGAGGTTGCTGAAGATATAAAAGTTGATTTAGAAAGGTATAAGAAAATGTTGTTAGAGGGTGATGTACAAACAAAAGGGAATGAAGAAGAATGA
- the meaB gene encoding methylmalonyl Co-A mutase-associated GTPase MeaB: MNNKSALKENEGVEQPHITNANAIQRFQQRRKQRISTEEIIKRITNHDKVALSQGITLIESLNQDHHKQAEEIIQGCLPFANKSIRIGITGVPGVGKSTFIESFGQLLTAMGKKVAVLAIDPSSSITKGSILGDKTRMEELVKDPNAYIRPSASGDSLGGVARKTRESIILCEACGFDTILVETVGVGQSETAVQSMVDFFLLLNLAGAGDELQGIKRGIMEMADAVVINKADGENIKRAHQAKLDFNRALHLFPKKSSDWTPKVTTCSALQNTGIQEIWDIIEKYCELTAQNNYFQNRRQEQNQYWMMETINENILMNFYNHQGIKSLITENKKAVQNNELSPFAAAHKILEFYFKE, translated from the coding sequence ATGAATAACAAATCGGCATTAAAAGAAAATGAAGGGGTTGAACAACCTCACATTACTAATGCTAATGCTATTCAACGTTTTCAACAAAGACGCAAGCAACGTATCAGTACGGAAGAAATTATCAAGCGAATTACCAACCACGATAAAGTGGCTTTAAGTCAGGGTATCACGCTTATTGAAAGTCTTAATCAAGACCACCATAAACAAGCAGAAGAAATTATTCAAGGTTGTTTACCTTTTGCAAACAAATCTATACGCATTGGTATAACGGGAGTTCCTGGTGTTGGAAAAAGTACGTTTATCGAGTCATTCGGACAACTATTAACAGCAATGGGTAAAAAAGTAGCCGTATTAGCTATTGACCCAAGTAGTAGTATTACCAAGGGAAGTATTTTGGGGGATAAAACAAGAATGGAAGAACTTGTAAAAGATCCTAATGCTTATATCCGCCCTTCTGCATCAGGCGATAGCTTAGGTGGGGTAGCTCGTAAAACAAGAGAAAGCATCATATTATGTGAGGCGTGTGGTTTTGACACTATCTTGGTAGAAACAGTTGGTGTAGGACAAAGTGAAACAGCTGTTCAAAGTATGGTTGACTTCTTTTTGTTGCTTAACTTAGCTGGTGCTGGAGATGAGTTACAAGGAATTAAAAGAGGGATTATGGAAATGGCTGATGCTGTTGTAATAAACAAAGCTGATGGTGAAAATATAAAAAGAGCTCACCAAGCTAAGTTAGACTTTAATAGAGCATTGCACTTATTCCCTAAAAAATCATCTGATTGGACTCCAAAAGTTACTACTTGTAGCGCATTACAAAACACAGGGATTCAAGAAATATGGGATATCATTGAAAAGTATTGTGAATTGACAGCACAAAACAATTACTTCCAAAATCGCAGACAAGAACAGAATCAATATTGGATGATGGAAACCATTAATGAGAACATCTTAATGAATTTCTACAATCACCAAGGTATTAAATCGCTAATTACGGAAAATAAAAAAGCAGTGCAAAACAATGAATTATCACCTTTTGCAGCTGCTCATAAAATTTTAGAATTCTATTTTAAAGAATAA